The Arthrobacter sp. PM3 genome contains the following window.
TGGTGCCGCACACGCGTTCCATGGCGGACCTGCTCGAAGTACTTGACGTGATCGTGGCCGACGACGCCAACACGCGCGGCGACTTCTGGCGTGTGCAGCCGTGGGTGGAGATCCCGGCCGCCTCGTCGCTGCGCCCGTCGTCCTACCCTGCGCTGGCGCCGGCAGATGCCCGCGCGGCACAGTCGGTATTGAAGGGCAAGCGGCTCGGCGTGCCGGCCATGTACGTTAACGCCGACCCGGACGCCGGTACCGGAGAGACGCCCGGTATCGGCGGACAGACCGGCCGGCGCATCCACACCCGCGGCTCGGTGATGGAACTGTGGGAAGCGGCACGGCGCGATCTTGAGGCGGCCGGCGCCGAGGTTGTCCTGGTCGATTTTCCTGTCGTGTCCAACTACGAAGGGGACCGGCCCGGGGCACCCACCATCGCCACGCGCGGCCTGGTGAGCCCGGAATACCTGCAGCGGGAAATCGTGGATCTCTCCGTCTGGGCCTGGGAAGACTTCCTCGCGGCAAACGGCGACCCCGCACTGAACAGCCTGGCTGCCGTGGACGGCGCAACGATCTTCCCGCACCCGGACGGCGCGCTCCCGGACCGCTACACCGGCTTTGATGACGACATCGCCCACTACCCGGAACACATCCGCGAGCACGGTGCGCCATCATTGACGGACATCCCGCATCTGGAAGGCGGCCTGCGCGGGCTGGAAGAGACCCGCCGCGTTGACCTGGAGGACTGGATGGACAGGCTCGGACTCGACGCAGTGCTGTTCCCCGCCGCCGCGGACGTCGGACCTGCGGACATGGACGTCAACGAGGCCTCGGCCGATCTGGGCTGGCGCAACGGCGTCTGGGTCGCCAACGGCAACCTCGTGCCGCGACACCTGGGTATCCCGACCGTCACCGTGCCGATGGGCACCATGTCCGACACCGGCATGCCCGTGGGCCTGACCATCGCGGGCCGGGCCTACGACGACGTCGCCCTGCTGAGCCTGGCCGCGGCTTTTGAGGCAACGGGTTCGCGCCGGACCCCTCCCCCGCGGACGCCCCGTCTGGGCTGAGCCGCCCGGTCCGGCAACGAGATCAATCGCGCACCCCGGACCGTGCGCCAAAAGGCGCCCCGGCATATGCCGGGGCGCCTTCTGCGTCGGGGACCGACGCACCGGACCTGTTCTTCGACCGCAGTTAGGTTTCAGCTCCTGCCGGCGACGGCGGAACCATGTGCGGCGGTGAGTGAGTTGATCGCCGTCGTCACCAGTGAACGCGCGTGATCCGTGCTGATGAACCCGTTGAGCCAGCGGCCGGAGATCCCTTCCACCAAACAGGTGAGGATCTCCGCGGTGACGGCGGCCTCCTCCTGGCTCGTCCCGTCGGTGGCGGCCACCAGGGCGCGGGCGATCTCCCGGTTCCACTCCGCCGTTGTCCGGGAAAGCGGTTCCGCCAGTTCCTGTTCGAAGATGGAGCAGGCCCGGAGCTCGTTCCACGCCACCGAATTCCGGCGGACGTCGACGTCGTCCTTGATCTCGTCCAGGAGCAGGTGCCTGAAGTGCCGGGCGGGGTCGCCGGCTTCGGGGGACGCGGGGGCGGCGTCGTCCTTGCCCACCTGCTTGTTGATGTGGTCAAGCGTCGCGGCAAGCAGGCCGGCCCGGTCGGTGAAGTGGTAGTACAGGAGGCCTGGTGAAACTCCGGCCTCGGCAGCCACATCATTGACCCGCATTCCGCGGACGCCGCTCCTGGCGATGCACGTCGTGGCGGCGTTGAGGATCCTGGCTAGTTTTTCACTCATGGTTTGACAGTAATACGTCCTCAGCTTCAGCCTGAGCCGGCTCCACCGCAGCAGCGGTTTCGGGCCACAGCCGCAGGGCCAGCAGGTAACCTGCCGCTGCGACGATCGTGGATCCGAGGAAGCTGAGGTCGATTCCCCCGGCGAGCTGCGAGAGCGGGCCGGTATACAGGGACGTGTCGGTGGCCAGCAGACCGAAGACCGATCCGATGGCCCAGGGAGCGACGGCACGCAGGTTCCAGCCGTTGTTGAACCAGTACCGGCCGCGGGGGCCGTTCGCGCGGAACAGCTGGAGGTCCCCGGCGTGGTACTTGCCGCGGCGGGCGATCAGGAAACCCAGGACGTTGATGGCCACCCAGGGGCCGGCGAATCCGTTGAGCACCAGCGTCATGGCGGTGATGGAGTCCACGGCGTTGAACACGAAGACGCCAAGGTACAGCAGGCCGACGGCGATCACCGACGTGATGAGCGTGGTGTGGATGCGGCGCAGCCGCGGGAAGAGGGCTTCGAGGTCCAGCCCGCTGGCGTAGAGATTGAGTACCCCCTGGCCGAGTCCGCCGGCCAGCGCGATGATCAGGATGGGCAGCAGATACCAGACCGGCGCGGCGCGCACTAGGTCCGCAACGTAGGAGCCGCCGAGCTCCGGAATCGCCGCGGCCGTGAAGGCGCCGAAGAGGGCCGTGACAAAAAGCCCCAGGAACACGCCGAGGCAGGTGGCGCCAGCCACGGAACGGTCCGAGTGTCGCTTTCGAGAGACGCGCCGGCTGTAGTCGCCCAGGGTGGGCGCGTAGGACAGCGGACCTCCGACGGAAATGACGGCGGCCAGGATCCAGGTGGGCCAGAAATCGCCCAGAAGGTAGTCGGTGTGGGCGGAGGTTGGGCTGAACGTGGGGGCGAAGGCGACGACGCCGAGGAGCAGCAGAATGCCGACCACCGGGGCGACGAATCTCTGCATCGCCACCACCGTGCCGTGGCCGAAGAGCGCCACCAGGACGATTTCCACGGAGATCACGGCGTAGCCGATGGCCAAGGTGGTGCCGTCGACGGGCACGCCCAGCAACCGCTCGGCGGCGGCAACCAGCGCGTCGCCCGAGGTCCAGACGGCGATGGCGGCGTAGGCCAGCGCGAACAGCAGTGTCAATGCCGAGCCGATCAACCTTCCGCGCGTGCCGAAGTGCGCGGCGCTGGAAACGGTGTTGTTGGTCCCGGTCCGCGGTCCCAGGAGTGCCATCGGGCCAATCAGGGCCGTACCGACGATGAGGCCGGCCAGACTGGCCGTCACTGCCCCAATGAAGTTCAGGCCGAAGGTTATGGGAAGCCAGCCGAAAACGATGACAGAGAAGGCGAAGTTGCCGCCGAAGAAGACGGTGAACAGGTTCCGGGGGCGGGAGGTGCGTTGTTCGTCGGGAATGAGTTCAATGCCGGCCGACTCGATGCGGCCAAAACGGTCCTTGTGCGCGGATGCGGCACCGGCGGGATCCGCGTCTTTGCGAATGCGCGTGCTGATCATGGCAAGCCTTTCGTGAGCTACATCATGGTGATGCATTGCATCAACCATAAGTTCTGACTGAATTTTCAGTCAATCCATTCCGTCGCACAAGCTTCCAGTTTTGGCCTGGCTGCTATCCGGTTCCCGCGGGTCCGCGTGCCTCCTGCGGTGTCCGGTCCCGCAGCCACGGGATCAGGCCGCCGGCGAGGAGCATCTCAATCTGGCGTGGCGAGAGGTTGTGCCGGACGGCGTAGTCCTCGTTCCGGGTCCGGT
Protein-coding sequences here:
- a CDS encoding TetR/AcrR family transcriptional regulator, which translates into the protein MSEKLARILNAATTCIARSGVRGMRVNDVAAEAGVSPGLLYYHFTDRAGLLAATLDHINKQVGKDDAAPASPEAGDPARHFRHLLLDEIKDDVDVRRNSVAWNELRACSIFEQELAEPLSRTTAEWNREIARALVAATDGTSQEEAAVTAEILTCLVEGISGRWLNGFISTDHARSLVTTAINSLTAAHGSAVAGRS
- a CDS encoding amidase — protein: MTGFDVVEASIAQLRAALESGRASSEELTRAYLDRIDTYDTSGIKLNALVVMNPDALKEARASDERRAEGRTLGPLDGIPYTAKDSYLAKGLTAAAGSPAFEHLVAQRDAFTIERLRAAGAVLIGLTNMPPMANGGMQRGVYGRAESPYNADFLTAAFGSGSSNGSGTATAASFAAFGLGEETWSSGRAPASNNALCAYTPSRGVISVRGNWPLVPTMDVVVPHTRSMADLLEVLDVIVADDANTRGDFWRVQPWVEIPAASSLRPSSYPALAPADARAAQSVLKGKRLGVPAMYVNADPDAGTGETPGIGGQTGRRIHTRGSVMELWEAARRDLEAAGAEVVLVDFPVVSNYEGDRPGAPTIATRGLVSPEYLQREIVDLSVWAWEDFLAANGDPALNSLAAVDGATIFPHPDGALPDRYTGFDDDIAHYPEHIREHGAPSLTDIPHLEGGLRGLEETRRVDLEDWMDRLGLDAVLFPAAADVGPADMDVNEASADLGWRNGVWVANGNLVPRHLGIPTVTVPMGTMSDTGMPVGLTIAGRAYDDVALLSLAAAFEATGSRRTPPPRTPRLG
- a CDS encoding cytosine permease produces the protein MISTRIRKDADPAGAASAHKDRFGRIESAGIELIPDEQRTSRPRNLFTVFFGGNFAFSVIVFGWLPITFGLNFIGAVTASLAGLIVGTALIGPMALLGPRTGTNNTVSSAAHFGTRGRLIGSALTLLFALAYAAIAVWTSGDALVAAAERLLGVPVDGTTLAIGYAVISVEIVLVALFGHGTVVAMQRFVAPVVGILLLLGVVAFAPTFSPTSAHTDYLLGDFWPTWILAAVISVGGPLSYAPTLGDYSRRVSRKRHSDRSVAGATCLGVFLGLFVTALFGAFTAAAIPELGGSYVADLVRAAPVWYLLPILIIALAGGLGQGVLNLYASGLDLEALFPRLRRIHTTLITSVIAVGLLYLGVFVFNAVDSITAMTLVLNGFAGPWVAINVLGFLIARRGKYHAGDLQLFRANGPRGRYWFNNGWNLRAVAPWAIGSVFGLLATDTSLYTGPLSQLAGGIDLSFLGSTIVAAAGYLLALRLWPETAAAVEPAQAEAEDVLLSNHE